The following coding sequences lie in one bacterium genomic window:
- a CDS encoding GNAT family N-acetyltransferase encodes MKDVQLRDELLCLRRARMSEAPQLARAVRLSLDALAPYLPWAQPSYDVAAAREFLEFSREEARRGRGLHLNVFDLESEELIGGVGLMLRPGNQSGELGYWIRSDRAGDGLATHAAGLLAEYGFGPLGLRRLYLTCDVVNRASRRVAEKLGMRREGRLRSFMLHHGAPRDHYLYAVLAEEFRPAFRG; translated from the coding sequence ATGAAGGACGTTCAACTGCGTGACGAGCTGCTCTGCTTGCGTCGCGCGCGCATGAGCGAGGCGCCGCAGCTCGCGCGCGCCGTGCGCCTCAGCCTCGACGCGCTCGCCCCCTACCTGCCCTGGGCGCAGCCGAGCTACGATGTCGCCGCCGCGCGGGAGTTCCTCGAGTTCTCGCGCGAGGAGGCGCGCCGCGGCCGCGGCCTGCACCTGAACGTCTTCGATCTGGAGAGCGAGGAGCTGATCGGCGGCGTCGGCCTCATGCTGCGACCCGGCAACCAGAGCGGCGAACTGGGCTACTGGATCCGCAGCGATCGCGCCGGCGACGGGCTCGCCACGCACGCCGCCGGACTGCTCGCGGAGTACGGCTTCGGGCCGCTGGGTCTGCGGCGCCTCTACCTCACCTGCGATGTGGTCAATCGCGCCAGTCGCCGCGTGGCGGAGAAGCTCGGCATGCGCCGCGAGGGCCGCCTGCGCAGCTTCATGCTGCACCACGGCGCGCCGCGCGATCACTATCTCTATGCGGTGCTCGCCGAGGAGTTCAGGCCGGCCTTTCGCGGCTAG
- the msrA gene encoding peptide-methionine (S)-S-oxide reductase MsrA has product MNAKTETAVLGGGCFWCLEAVFEQVQGVQAAVSGYAGGSVATPNYKLVCTGTTGHAEVVQVTFDPAVISYADLLEIFFAIHDPTTKDRQGEDVGTQYRSIILTMSEEQRRQAEAALAALNESGEWGQPAVTQIEPLTVFYPAEDYHQEYFAENGEQGYCRLVIAPKLEKFRAKFRERLK; this is encoded by the coding sequence ATGAACGCTAAGACCGAGACCGCCGTCCTCGGCGGCGGCTGCTTCTGGTGCCTGGAAGCCGTTTTCGAGCAGGTGCAAGGCGTCCAGGCGGCCGTCTCCGGTTACGCCGGCGGTAGCGTGGCTACTCCGAACTACAAGCTCGTCTGCACGGGGACGACCGGCCACGCCGAGGTTGTGCAGGTCACCTTCGACCCGGCCGTCATCAGCTACGCGGACTTGCTCGAGATCTTCTTCGCCATCCACGATCCGACGACGAAGGACCGGCAGGGCGAGGACGTCGGCACGCAGTACCGCTCGATCATCCTCACGATGAGCGAGGAACAACGACGGCAGGCCGAGGCGGCACTGGCGGCCCTGAACGAGTCGGGCGAGTGGGGCCAGCCCGCGGTGACGCAGATCGAGCCGCTGACCGTGTTCTATCCCGCCGAGGACTATCACCAGGAGTACTTCGCGGAGAACGGCGAGCAGGGCTACTGCCGGCTGGTCATCGCGCCCAAGCTGGAGAAGTTCCGCGCGAAGTTCCGCGAGCGCCTGAAGTAG
- a CDS encoding aldolase, which produces MLYDSIGALRADLARGYACDERDRLVVLSEPYCREQVAARLATNAALNPDPRVKAAAIGDLRALAAALGAWPASIQGLYAAMGRGDVDRLTVPAVNVRGLSFEVAGALFEAALAADCGAFIFEIARTEIGYTPQPPAEFAAVILAAAVATGYRGPVFIQGDHVQVRPKQYTADPAAELAGLESLIRAEIAAGFYNIDVDTSTLVDLAQPDLDAQQRLNYQLAARLTTLIRGEEPAGVSVSVGGEIGEVGTANSTVEAFEAYMAGYQRELARLAPGALGLSKISVQTGTSHGGVPLADGSIAAVKLDFGVLAAIGGRARRGYGLSGAVQHGASTLPESLFHRFPASCCSEIHLATGFQNLIYAHPEFPPALLAEIDAHLLRAHGNERAAGDSDEQFVYKLRKKSWGPFKAQLWGLPAPLRATLRAALREQFGFLIGQLGAAGSRALVERHVGLAQETGERSRG; this is translated from the coding sequence ATGCTCTACGACAGCATCGGCGCCCTGCGCGCGGATCTCGCGCGAGGCTACGCCTGCGATGAGCGGGACCGGCTCGTCGTGCTCAGCGAGCCCTACTGCCGCGAACAGGTCGCCGCGCGCCTTGCCACGAACGCCGCGCTGAACCCGGATCCGCGCGTGAAGGCGGCCGCCATCGGCGACCTGCGCGCGCTGGCCGCCGCGCTCGGCGCCTGGCCGGCCTCGATCCAGGGCCTCTACGCCGCGATGGGCCGCGGCGACGTGGACCGGCTCACCGTGCCGGCCGTCAACGTGCGCGGCCTCAGCTTCGAGGTCGCGGGCGCGCTCTTCGAGGCCGCGCTCGCGGCCGACTGCGGCGCCTTCATCTTCGAGATCGCGCGCACGGAGATCGGCTACACGCCGCAGCCGCCGGCGGAGTTCGCGGCGGTGATCCTGGCCGCGGCCGTGGCCACCGGCTACCGCGGGCCCGTCTTCATCCAGGGCGACCACGTGCAGGTGCGGCCGAAACAGTACACCGCCGACCCCGCGGCCGAGCTGGCCGGCCTGGAGAGCCTGATCCGCGCCGAGATCGCGGCCGGCTTCTACAACATCGACGTCGATACCTCGACCCTGGTCGACCTCGCCCAGCCCGACCTCGACGCCCAGCAGCGCCTCAACTACCAGCTCGCCGCGCGCCTGACGACCCTCATCCGCGGCGAGGAGCCGGCGGGCGTCAGCGTTTCCGTGGGCGGCGAGATCGGCGAGGTGGGCACGGCCAACTCCACCGTCGAGGCGTTCGAAGCCTACATGGCCGGCTACCAGCGCGAGCTGGCGCGCCTCGCGCCCGGCGCGCTCGGCCTCAGCAAGATCAGCGTGCAGACAGGCACGAGTCACGGCGGCGTGCCGCTCGCCGACGGCAGCATCGCGGCCGTCAAGCTCGACTTCGGCGTCCTCGCGGCGATCGGCGGCCGTGCGCGTCGCGGCTACGGCCTGAGCGGCGCGGTGCAGCACGGCGCGAGCACCCTGCCCGAGAGCCTCTTCCACCGCTTCCCAGCGAGCTGCTGCAGCGAGATCCATCTGGCGACCGGCTTCCAGAACCTGATCTACGCGCACCCCGAGTTTCCGCCCGCGCTGCTCGCCGAGATCGACGCCCATCTGCTCCGCGCGCACGGCAACGAGCGCGCCGCGGGCGACAGCGACGAGCAGTTCGTCTACAAGCTGCGCAAGAAGAGCTGGGGCCCCTTCAAGGCGCAGCTCTGGGGTCTGCCGGCGCCGCTGCGCGCCACGCTGCGCGCGGCCCTGCGCGAGCAGTTCGGCTTCCTGATCGGGCAGCTCGGCGCCGCCGGCAGCCGCGCGCTCGTGGAGCGGCACGTCGGCCTCGCGCAGGAAACGGGCGAGCGGAGCCGCGGCTGA
- a CDS encoding leucine--tRNA ligase — MPYDPIRIEPKWQRLWEERKTFRAALDPTRPKRYVLDMYPYPSGDGLHVGHPEGYTASDIMARFWRMRGFNVLHPMGWDAFGLPAENYAIKTGTHPRTTTDRNIANFRRQLKLFGFSFDWEREIDTTQPAYYKWTQWIFTKLYERGLAYEAEVAVNWCPALGTVLANEEVIDGKSEIGGHPVIRRPMRQWMLRITAYAERLLADLEGLDWPESIKELQRNWIGRSEGAEVDFAVADAAPPLTLRVFTTRPDTLFGATYMVLAPEHPLVGPLTTAAQRAAVTAYCEAAARKSELDRGMAKEKTGVFTGAHAVNPASGQRIPIWVADYVLMGYGTGAIMAVPGQDERDWEFAETFDLPILRTVQPPAGWAGQAYTGEGPAVNSGFLDGLTIGPAKARMTAWLEAEGKGKATVQYKLRDWLFSRQRYWGEPFPLLHLEDGSLRVLAPDELPVLLPEVESYKPAGTGESPLAAIREWIETADFRTGRPARRESNTMPQWAGSCWYYLRFLDPHNGAAAWSPEAERYWMPVDLYVGGAEHAVLHLLYARFWHKVLFDLGLVSTTEPFMSLRNQGMILGEDGEKMSKSRGNVVNPDDVIREHGADSLRLFLMFLGPLERDKPWNTQGIEGIHRFLSRVWRLFFDEEDRLHSALTDAPADAETLRLLHRTIAEVTTMTDGLHFNTAISQMMIFVNEMTPRTERPRPALEAFLRLLAPYAPHLAEEIWERLGHAEPIALAPWPEHDPAYLGVATVTVVVQVNGKVRDRHELPADASEEQVKAIAFASAQLAPWLAGKQIVKAVYVPGKLLNVVVK, encoded by the coding sequence TCGGCCATCCCGAGGGCTACACCGCCTCCGACATCATGGCCCGCTTCTGGCGGATGCGCGGCTTCAACGTGCTGCATCCGATGGGTTGGGACGCCTTTGGCCTGCCGGCCGAGAACTACGCGATCAAGACGGGCACGCACCCGCGGACGACCACGGACCGCAACATCGCCAACTTCCGGCGCCAGCTCAAGCTGTTCGGCTTCAGCTTCGACTGGGAGCGCGAGATCGACACCACGCAGCCCGCCTACTACAAGTGGACGCAGTGGATTTTCACGAAGCTCTACGAGCGCGGGCTGGCCTACGAGGCCGAGGTGGCGGTGAACTGGTGCCCCGCGCTCGGCACCGTGCTGGCAAACGAAGAGGTCATCGACGGCAAGAGCGAGATCGGCGGCCATCCGGTGATCCGCCGGCCGATGCGCCAGTGGATGCTGCGCATCACGGCCTACGCAGAGCGCCTGCTCGCCGACCTCGAGGGTCTGGACTGGCCGGAGAGCATCAAGGAGCTGCAGCGCAACTGGATCGGCCGCAGCGAGGGCGCCGAGGTGGACTTCGCGGTGGCGGACGCCGCGCCGCCCTTGACGCTGCGCGTCTTCACGACGCGGCCGGACACGCTCTTCGGCGCCACCTACATGGTGCTCGCGCCCGAGCATCCCCTGGTCGGCCCGCTGACGACCGCGGCCCAGCGCGCCGCCGTGACGGCCTACTGCGAGGCGGCCGCGCGCAAGAGCGAGCTCGATCGCGGCATGGCCAAGGAGAAGACCGGCGTCTTCACGGGCGCCCATGCGGTGAATCCGGCCAGCGGCCAGCGCATCCCGATCTGGGTGGCGGACTACGTGCTGATGGGCTACGGCACCGGCGCCATCATGGCCGTGCCCGGCCAGGACGAGCGCGACTGGGAGTTCGCCGAGACCTTCGACCTGCCGATCCTGCGCACGGTGCAGCCACCGGCGGGCTGGGCGGGCCAGGCCTACACGGGCGAAGGCCCGGCCGTGAACAGCGGCTTCCTCGATGGGCTGACGATCGGCCCGGCCAAGGCGAGGATGACGGCCTGGCTCGAGGCCGAGGGCAAGGGCAAGGCGACCGTGCAGTACAAGCTGCGCGACTGGCTCTTCAGCCGCCAGCGCTACTGGGGCGAGCCCTTCCCGCTGCTGCACCTGGAGGACGGCAGCCTGCGCGTGCTCGCCCCGGACGAGCTGCCCGTCTTGCTGCCCGAAGTGGAGTCCTACAAGCCCGCCGGCACGGGGGAGAGCCCGCTGGCGGCGATTCGCGAGTGGATCGAGACCGCCGATTTTCGCACGGGACGTCCCGCGCGGCGCGAGAGCAACACGATGCCGCAGTGGGCGGGCTCCTGCTGGTACTACCTGCGCTTCCTCGATCCACACAACGGCGCGGCGGCCTGGTCGCCCGAGGCCGAGCGCTACTGGATGCCGGTGGACCTCTACGTCGGCGGCGCCGAGCACGCCGTGCTGCACCTGCTCTATGCGCGCTTCTGGCACAAGGTGCTCTTCGACCTCGGCCTCGTCTCGACGACGGAGCCCTTCATGAGCCTGCGCAACCAGGGCATGATCCTCGGCGAGGACGGCGAGAAGATGAGCAAGAGCCGCGGCAACGTCGTCAACCCCGACGACGTGATCCGCGAGCACGGTGCCGATTCGCTGCGCCTCTTCCTGATGTTCCTCGGGCCTCTGGAGCGGGACAAGCCCTGGAACACGCAGGGCATCGAGGGCATCCACCGCTTCCTCTCGCGCGTCTGGCGGCTCTTCTTCGACGAGGAAGACCGCCTGCACTCTGCGCTCACGGACGCGCCGGCCGACGCGGAGACGCTGCGCCTGCTGCACCGCACGATCGCCGAGGTCACCACGATGACCGATGGCCTGCACTTCAACACCGCGATCAGCCAGATGATGATCTTCGTCAACGAGATGACGCCGCGCACGGAGCGCCCGCGCCCCGCGCTCGAGGCCTTCCTGCGCCTGCTCGCGCCCTACGCGCCGCACCTGGCGGAGGAGATCTGGGAGCGGCTCGGGCACGCGGAGCCGATCGCGCTCGCGCCCTGGCCGGAGCACGATCCGGCCTACCTCGGCGTGGCGACGGTGACGGTCGTCGTGCAGGTGAACGGCAAGGTGCGCGATCGCCACGAGCTGCCGGCCGACGCGAGCGAGGAGCAGGTGAAGGCGATTGCCTTCGCCAGCGCGCAGCTCGCGCCCTGGCTGGCGGGCAAGCAGATCGTGAAGGCCGTCTACGTGCCGGGCAAGCTGCTCAACGTGGTGGTGAAGTAG
- a CDS encoding O-antigen ligase family protein translates to MQGGWREPLRPAREWALVLAAFAMPFSIAISQFAFAVALLLRLAEWAGGRAPAKLGRGLTLITLAFVGWALLDIAFSQVPGESLRHAKRFLLLPALWLYAEAGTRAVLRGRLLAALGAGAAGVAAYGIIAYLQGPRGLAGRAQLTQGYMTAGGLMMLAALLLFVFLLLPGGPRRRRWLWPAFALTLVALVFTQTRSAWLGFAAGALLALVLVRPRFAPFFLGLLLTAGFFAPAGFRERLLSSFDPRHTNNVQRVIMWRTGWDLLAEYPLTGVGDLDLQAIYRARHAGESVEVKGHLHSNPVMFAVLWGWPGLVLALGFLGALAVALAKRWWTLARLAERAPPGAAGWTLAALACWLGFMLGGLFEWNFGDAEIALLTWALCGLALAPLPTAGEGEVG, encoded by the coding sequence ATGCAAGGCGGCTGGCGGGAGCCTTTGCGTCCCGCGCGCGAGTGGGCGCTCGTGCTCGCCGCCTTCGCGATGCCCTTCTCGATCGCGATCTCGCAGTTCGCCTTCGCCGTCGCCCTGCTGCTGCGTCTGGCGGAGTGGGCAGGCGGGCGGGCGCCCGCCAAGCTGGGCCGCGGGCTAACGCTGATCACGCTCGCCTTCGTCGGCTGGGCGCTCCTGGACATCGCCTTCTCGCAGGTCCCGGGCGAGAGCCTGCGCCACGCCAAGCGCTTCCTGCTCCTGCCCGCGCTCTGGCTCTACGCCGAGGCCGGCACGCGCGCGGTACTCCGCGGGCGACTGCTCGCGGCGCTCGGCGCGGGTGCGGCGGGCGTGGCAGCCTACGGCATCATCGCCTACCTGCAAGGGCCGCGCGGCCTGGCCGGGCGCGCCCAGCTCACGCAGGGCTACATGACCGCCGGCGGCCTGATGATGCTTGCCGCGCTGCTGCTCTTCGTCTTCCTGCTCCTGCCGGGCGGCCCGCGCCGGCGGCGCTGGCTCTGGCCGGCCTTCGCGCTCACGCTGGTCGCACTCGTCTTCACGCAGACGCGCAGCGCCTGGCTCGGCTTCGCGGCGGGCGCGCTGCTCGCCCTCGTCCTCGTGCGGCCCCGCTTCGCGCCGTTCTTCCTGGGCCTACTGCTCACCGCGGGATTCTTCGCGCCCGCCGGCTTCCGTGAGCGGCTGCTGTCCTCATTCGATCCGCGGCATACGAACAACGTCCAGCGCGTCATCATGTGGCGCACGGGCTGGGACCTGCTCGCGGAGTACCCGTTGACCGGCGTCGGCGATCTCGACCTGCAGGCGATCTACCGCGCCCGGCACGCCGGCGAGTCGGTCGAGGTCAAGGGGCACCTGCACAGCAACCCGGTGATGTTCGCCGTGCTCTGGGGTTGGCCGGGGCTCGTCCTCGCGCTGGGCTTCCTGGGCGCGCTCGCCGTTGCGCTTGCGAAGCGCTGGTGGACGCTCGCCCGGCTCGCCGAGCGCGCACCACCGGGCGCCGCAGGCTGGACCCTGGCCGCGCTGGCCTGCTGGCTAGGCTTCATGCTGGGCGGGCTCTTCGAGTGGAACTTCGGCGACGCCGAGATCGCGCTGCTCACCTGGGCGCTCTGCGGCCTGGCTCTGGCGCCGCTCCCGACTGCGGGTGAGGGGGAAGTGGGATGA